DNA sequence from the Rubinisphaera margarita genome:
GCGGCATACCGTCGACAACCTTGCCGGTGTGTTCAATGAACGCGACACGCCCATCTTCCTGGCCGACGATCAGGTCGACATCGCCATCGCGATCCCAGTCGAGACTCGAGACGACGATCATGCAGAGATGCATTTCGATCGGCTTGCCATCGCGGGCCAACTCGCGGCCCGACGCATATTCCGGCTGCTTGCGACTGCCTGTGTTTTCGAAGTACGTGAAGCCATCGAGGAAGTCGCCACAGAGCAGATCGAGGTCGCCGTCGCCGTCGAAATCGCGGAAATTCGGACTCGGCATCCCGAAGACATCGACCGGCTTTCCACCCGCGTGGACATACTCCGGCTCGGCGTAATCCGGCGACTTGTCATCGCCGTTGTTCGTGAGCAGATAGACATACCCGTGCAGCGGGCCGCGAACCCATTCGCCTTTCTCGTTGAAGGCATTGTCCCAGCCATAGTCTTCCCAGTGCCCCTGCCCAACGATCAGGTCCTGATCCCCATCGCCGTCGTAATCGACGTAGTTCCACTGCCGCGCCCGCAGCTTCGTTCCGCCCTTCTTCATCAGGTCGGACTTCTTGTAGATCTTCTCCCGCTTGCTGACATCCCCGTCGGTAATCGCAGTCAACTCGGCCCCCGGCACCAGAATGCGCGGCTGGTTGTCGACGTAGGAAATCGCGATGTTCGTCTGTCCTTTGCCGAGATGTCGTCCCGGCTTGAACGTCGGCAGCATGGGATCGTTGCCCGTGTTCTCAAAGAAATAGATCCCGTTGTAGGGGACGTCGGGACAGGAAACGAGCAGATCGTAATCGCCGTCCCCATCGTAATCGAACGGCAGCGGCCAACCCCACAGGCCGACGCCGAGATCGACTTCGAGACCGGGGTTGTTGTACTGCAGTCGTTTCAGATCGCCTGCCTGCGATGTCGACAGCAGACCGAACAGAGAGAGCGAACAGACGGCTGCACGCAAAGTTGAAAGCTTCATGAATCCACTCCAGTTGGTGAGAGGGTTGAGAGCCCTATTTCGATTGAGGGAGTTTGCTGAGATCGATGGTGTCCAGAATCGCCTTCACGCGCTGACGTTCCGGCTCCAGGAAATGATTGAACGGCTCGGCCATGTGGTCGCTGCAAACTTCGCAGATGCCGAGAGCCGACTTCGTCGCCTTGATGAAACGAGAGTCGTACTTGCCGATCTCGTAGATAGCCTGCAGCTTGTCGACCTGCTCCTGACAGACGGCCACGCCGGCGGCATCGCCCGCTTTCCAGGCGCGATACCAGGCGACGAAGAGTTCGGGGAAGAAATTGGCTCCGCCGTTCACGCCGCCATCGCCGCCCCGTTCGAGCGACTCGATCAGGAGCGATTCCGGGCCGACGAGCACCGACCAGTCCGGCCGCTTCTCTTTGAGAGCTGTGACCCTGGCGAAGTAATCGAGATCGCCGCTGCTGTCCTTCACGCCGACAATTCGTCGATCATCGGCCAGCTCTTCGAGCGTGGGAACTTCGAACCAGACTTTCGTCATACTCGGCATGTTGTAAAGCATGACCGGCAGAATGAGTCGGTCGAGCAACCGCTGCGTGTAGCCGAGAAGTTCGGTCTGCCCCACGGGAAAGTAATACGGAGTCGTCAGCACGAGTGCATCTGCTCCCCAGGCCGCGGCATGGCGACCGAGATCTTCCGATTCGACAAAGGCCGTGTCCGTAATTCCGACGAGCACTGGAATACGACCGCCTACGGTCTCGGTCACCAGTTGAATCAGCTGACGACGTAAACGATAGCCGAGACACTGGGCTTCGCCGGTCGTTCCGAGCACGAACACGCCCGATACGCCGCCGGCGATCAGATGTTCGATCAGTCGTTTCGTGCCGGGAACGTCGAGTTCATCCCGGCTCATCAGCGGCGTCACCATCGGCGGGATAATGCCCTGAAACCGTGGCTGGATTTTCGTTTCACTCGATGTCATCAGACGACCTCTTCAGTTGAATGTGCGGAGGAATCGGGCTGCGGTCGAGGCACCGTCAGAATGCCGATCAGGAAAATGGTGAGTGTGCCGACGACAATCGTCATATTGGCGTGCAGCGGGTTCTGTAGATACGGAGGCAGCGACGCGATCTTTGTGGAGAAAGTCATCCAGGAAATCACGAGCAGACCAATCGTAACGGCGAGCATCGCTCCATGTTTCGAGGGTTGCCGCACGATCATGCCGATCAGGAACAGACCGAGCAGACCGCCGGCGAAGATCCCCTGCAGCGTCCACCACGCCTGCAGAATACTCTCGACGCCGATCATCGCCAGAGCCGTCCCGGTGCCGATGATGCCGGTGACAACCGTGGCGACTCGAAGCACCCGCATGGCCGCCTTCTCACTCGGTTCGGGATTGAAATAGCGTTCGTAGATATCTTTGAGAATGATCGTCGCTGAGGAGTTCAACGAGGTATCGACGCTGCTCATCGCGGCTGCAAAAATCGCGGCGATCATCAAACCCGCCATTCCCGGCGGCAGGTGCGTGGAGATGAAATGCGGCAGAACTTTGTCGCCGATCTGGGCATCAGTCAGAAGAGCGGCTCGCGATTCGACCGATTGATCGAGGTCAGCCGCATTCGGAGGCAGATCAGTCGCGACCTGAATCTGCACCTCATGCTTCATCTCGGGGTGAGTTTCGTAATACGAGAACAGCACCGCTCCGATCACAAAGAACAGCAGCGAGATCGGCACGTACATCAAGGCCCCCAGCCAGAGGGCTCCGCGAGCAGATTTGATCGTTTTGGCTGTGTGATATCGCTGGACGTAGCTCTGGTCGATCCCGAAGTTATTCAGATTGATGAACAGACCATACAGCAGCATCACCCAGACTGTTGAAGTCGTGAAGTCGGGCATCCAGCTGCCGAGGCTGAACTTACCCTGTTCCGCCGCAATCGCAAACGCCTGCCCCGGACCTTCCGGCATGCCGGCCAGCAGCATCCCGAAGATCAGCACGGCTCCGCCCATCAGCACAATTGACTGCACGACATCGGTCCAGATCACCGCTTCGATTCCGCCGAGCAGCGTGTATACGGTCACGAGAATTCCGGTAAGAACGATGATCGTCGGAACATCCCAGCCGGTGAGCGCATACAGCCCGAGGGCCACGCCGAACAGAATCGCTCCCATGCGGGCAATCTGGGTCAACAGGTAGCAGACCACGGCATAGGTGCGGGCCCAGTTGCCGAACTTCACTTCGAAGTGATGGTAAGCCGAGATCTCTCCCGAGTTCCGATAGAACGGCACGAAGTAACGGGTCGCAATCCACGCCGCGAGAGGCAGCGTGAGACTGAAGACAAAGGCATTGAAGTTCGTTCCGTAGGTTTTCCCCGGCACCCCCAGAAAGGTGTTACTGCTGAGGAACGTGCCGAAGATCGAAAGCCCGACCGCCCAGCCGGGGAGCGAACCGCCGGCTGCCATGAATTCTTTGGTCGAGTCGCTGGAACGAACGAACCAGCAGCCCATCGCCACCACGCCGATGACGTAGACCGCAAACACGATGATGTCGAATGATGCAAGTTGAATGAGAGCGCCTGTCTTCTAATCTCAAGAGGGACGAAGATCTCGAACCGATCGCCGAATTCAGTCGACGTCTCCGCAGAGGGAGACTTCGATACCGAGTTCGGCTGCCATTTGAGCCTTGGCCTGCAGCAGCTGCTTCGCCTTTGCTTCACTCGTGGCGTAGGCGACCTGAATGTGATTGCTCTTGTGGCGGGCCATCATCTGATCCCGCGAAACGCCCTTCAGAACCGCGTGCATAATCGGCCAGGGCGGCGTCGTTTCTTTCCACCGGCGTTCCGTCTCTTCCTGCGGCAGTTCGATCGCTTTGGCCAGTCCCAGGTCCATTCTCAACAGACCATCGGCGACATAGATTCGCGACCAGACCACTTCGCCGGGCCGCGAGATGCCGCGAACTGTGCTCCCGCCATTGGGGAAGTACATCGCTGGCTGACGGAAGCCTTCGGTTCCCTTCCACCCGCCAATGAAATGCTCGGGAGGGGCGGCTCCGCTGATCAACAGCACCCAGATGTAATCTTCGACCGAACCGCTCGCGTCGTGATCGCCCCAGCGGAGATCGTGCAACGTTGTCTCGACCGGTTCGCCGAACGCCGCGTGAACCCGATTGGTCATCAGAGCATCGAGCCCGGCACACTCATCGACTTCATTGAAGTGTGGAATGGCCCGGCCTTCAAACAGCACCCGACTGCCATCGCGACTGCGGACCGGCGGACGGCTCGTATTGTTGAGCGTTCCTTCCACCAGATCGCTGGCTGGCAACAGATCCTTCAGCCCCTGCTGATACTGGATGCCGATCAGATTGCAGCCGAAGTCGTCGGCGATTCGCACGGCTGCGATATACATTTTGCACTGCAGCAGAATCTGGTCTTCGGTCAGATCGCTGTCGTGATTCGGTCCGGTATGAAATGTCATCCCGGCATCGTCGAACCACTTTCGGACTTCGCGGGCTTCTTCGTCGGACGTCTGCATCGTCTCGTAGTAGAGAGCCGATTGACTGAGCCGCTCCTTGAAGACTCCACACGAGTGAAGCAAATCATCGGGAATGATCGCGTTGAACATTCCCATGCAGCCTTCGTCGAAGACTCCCATGATCGCTTTGTCGCGAAGCAACTCTTCGGCCAGCCGGCTGCCAACTTCGTTCGCCTCGGCATCGTCCGCTCCGCCGAAGCTGCGAACGTGACTTTCATCGTGCCGACAGACTCCGGTATTCAACCAGTCGCGGAGCCGGGAGAGGAAATACTCGTCCTGAAAATCGATGCTCCAGAGAGTCGAATAATCGACGCCGGCTTTGGTCAACGACCCGTTCAGATTCAGCATGCCGACAAGCCCCGGCCATTGCCCCGACCAGTTGGCAACGGTCAGAATCGGTCCGCGATGAGTCGTCAGTCCGGCCAGGACATGATGCGAATATTGCCAGACGGCCTCGGCGACAATCAGCGGACGATCAGGATCGAGCTTGCGGAAGACTTCCATCCCCTGTCGCTGTGAGGCGATGAAGCCATGTCCGGCTGCTTCGTCGAATTCGTGAGCCCGTTCGACCTCCCAGCCCATGCTGCGGATCGCTTCGGTAAGGGCGGCTTCCATCTGCTGTTGAGCCGGCCAGCAAACCTGATTGGCCGACAGCCGCAGGTCTCCACTGGCGAGCAGGTACACGGTCTTGTTGTCACTGGCTGCGTTCATAGCTGCTTTCCACTCAAGCGGGCTGCTTCCCGACGGTATTCTTGAAAAATGGGTTCATACGCAGCGCGAGCGTCTTCGTCGGGCTGCATGACGATCATCTGATCGGGGCGATGGGCCATCTGTTGAATGGCCGTGCCGATGTCGGCGAAGCCCGATTCTTCCTGAGCGGCAAACGCTCCCAGAATGGCCGCTCCGAGAGCCGGGCCCTGTTGGGAAGGATGAATCTCAATGGGCGAGCCGAGCACATCGGCGTAGATCTGCACGAGCAGTCGATTGTGATGTGGCAGGCCGCCGGTGGCGATGAAGCGATTGACCGGTACGTCGTGTTCGCGGAGCAGATCGACAATCCAGCGGACGCCAAACGCCGAGGCTTCCAGCGTGGCTCGATAGAGATGAGCCGGCCCGTGATACAGCTTCAGCCCCTGAAACTGACCGGAGAGCGATCCATCCATCAACGGCGTGCGACATCCGGCAAACCAGTCGAGACAGCGGACGCCCTCGGAACCGGGCGCGAGTTGCTTCGCTTCGGCATCGAGCGTCTTGAAGTCATCCTGGCCGGTCAGGCGGCGAATCCAGTCGAACGAATCGCCGACCGCGGCCTGGCCGGTTTCATACCCGAAGTAGCCCGGAAGAATGCCATCCTTCACGATCCCCGCCACGCCCGGCACGAACTGGTCCTGCTCGGAATTCAGCATATGGCAACTGCTCGTCCCCATCACCAGGACGAGTGTGCCAGATTCATAAGCGCCGACTCCGGGGACGCCGGAATGGGCATCGATAATCGCCGCACTCACAGCGATACCCGCCTGCAGTCCGAGACGCTCGGCCATCGCGTCGGTCAGCGTTCCCGCTTTTGAGCCCGGCGGACAGAAGCGGCCCGGCATCTTGTCGACGACATTCGCCATTCGTGAATCGACTGCTTCGAAGTACTCGGACGACGGGAAGCCTTCCTCGGCATGCCACATCGCTTTGTAGCCTGCCTGACAGGTCGATCGCGGAAGACTGTTCGCTTCGCCGCCGACGAGTTGCCACACGAACCAGTCGCCCGCTTCCAGCCAGACTTCGGTCGCATCGTAGACGTGCGGAGCATGCGTGAGCGTTTCAAGGATCTTGGGAAAGAACCATTCCAGACCGATGATCCCGCCATACCGGGCCAGCCAGCTTTCGTTCCGCTCGCGGGCAACTTCGTTCAGACGATCCGTTTCGGGCTGGGCGGCATGATGTTTCCACAACTTCGGCCAGGCGTACTTCTCGCCGGCAAACTCCGGCAGCAGACAAAGCGGGCGGCCATCCGCGGCTGCGGGGAGCATGGTGCAACTCGTGAAGTCGACGCCAATGCCGATGATCTGCTCCGCGGCGACGCCGGATTTCTGCACGGCTTTCTTCACCGCCTCGGCTGCAGAGTCGATCCAGTCCTGCGGATGCTGGAGAGCGAACTCCGCCGGCAGCTTCTCGCCGGTGCCCGGCAGTGTTTCGATCAGCTGGCCGTGCTCGTAATTCACGACCTCCGACGCCAGTTCGGTCCCATCAAGGGAAACGAGCAGCGCCCGCACCGAGAGGGTGCCGAAATCGAGTCCGAGTGATACCTTCTGCCGGTCTGCCATGTTGTCTCTGGTCCGCCTGCAAGTTGTGGAGGAATAGGGTTCGGTTACTTCCAGCGTCGATCCGGTTTCTCGACCGGGAGCCGCAATGTGACATCAAGTCCTTTGCGAATGTGTTCCCGCATCGCCACCCGAGCCGCGACCGCGTCATGTCCATTGAGAGCCACGAGAATCTGCTCGTGATCCTCGCAGGTCGCCTGAAGAATCTCGCCGTCGTACTGATGCCGGTCGGTCGCGAAGATCCGTGAGAGCACGTGTGAGTTTTCGATCGTGCGAATCATTAGCTCGTTTCCGCACGATTCGAGAATCAACCGGTGAAAGGCGAGGTCATGTTCTTCGAAACGCCGAATCACACTGCGATCATCACTCTCAAGCCGTCCCGTGTTGGCATTGTCGGCGATCTCCTGCATAGCCAAGAACTCCCGCCGTACCGCTTCGAGGCATTCGTCATCCATCCGCTCGGCCGCCTTCTCAGCCGCGTACGGTTCGAGAGCCTCGCGCATTTCATAGAGCTCGATGATCTCCCGCCGCCCGAGCGTTCGCACGACCGCTCCGAGTTGAGGCACGAGATCGACGAAGCCTTCGTTCACCAGCAGTCCGATCGCCTCCCGTACGGGCGTGGCACTGATTCCAAGTTCTTTCCCGACCGGCCCGTACAAAATCCGCGACCCCGGAGGCAACTGCCCGGAAACGAGCTGAGCCTTCAGATAGTCGTAGGCCCTGCGGGAATGTGTTTTCGCCATTGAAACGCTCACGGCTGCTAATCCATATAAGTCTATAGACTATGGATAACAATTGCCTGATACGTTGTCAAACGACGGGGCGCATGATCGAAGACGGGACGAGCAGCATTTGATCCCGATGTTGCCGGGCGAGAAAGAGGATCTGATTTCCAAGGAGCCCCCTAGAACTCACGCCCATTGGCAAGCCATTGCTGGCGAAGCTCCACCCGCTGTGGAGCATTCATTTGCAGCAATCGGATCGTCGCCCTCCCAACGGCCGTCAAGCCGAGAATCATGCCCCCATCCATTTCGAAATGCTCGCTCCACCGATCATTGCGAGGATGAAACAAGGGGACGTGTTGAGCCGTTTGCGGACCGATACTTGAAAGATTTGTTCCTTTGAAAGCATTGCAGCGATTGCACGCAAGGCACAGATGCTCAAGCTCATCAACGACAACATCCAAATGTTGCCGGGCGATGATGTGATCGACGTGAAACGTCAGGAAGCTTGCCTCCTGCGGCAGCAGACAGTACTCGCATCGATCTTTGGCTCGACGTCGAACCATCTCACGGATGGCGTCGTCCATCACGAAGACGACTTCGCCAGAAAGCCGCGGGCTTTCAACTGCAGAATCGAAATTAAGTCTGCAGCGTCAATCAGAGCCTTGTACTCAGCGTCCTCTTCCGTGGTCAGTGTCCCGTCGCTGGCTTTTATCGCCAACCGTTCGACGTGTTCCTGCAACTCCTCGTCGATTTGAATCTGAAGCACAGCCTGGGCGAGTTCCGGAGTAAAAGCATCGGAAACCGGAGTGAGAAATCGATCGAGAAAGTTGATAGTGCTCATGCGGTAATGATACCACAACCACCCCAGGGCAGGCGAGAAAAATCGCGCCTCGACAGTGAAACGTCATTCTGCGGCTGCAATCCGATCGAACACGATCTGGACCATCAGCGGATGGAGGCCGAGGTGCGAGCAGACTTTGAATTCGACATCGGGCCATCGCTGAGAGAACTCATCGCGGAACTCGGTCAGGTCATTGGCGACGTGCGTGCCGGCGGAGAGGAAGTAAGGGAACATGAGCACTCGATCGGCCCCGGCTGCGACGCAGGCTTCGGCTCCCTGAGGGATGGTCGGTTCGGCGAGTTCCAGGAACGAGCACTCGACAATCTGACCGGGACGCGACTCCTGCACCATTTCCTTGAGGCGAAACAGATCGTCGTTCGCCTGCTGCCGGCGACTTCCATGGGCGATGAGAAGTATTGCGTCTCGATTGCTGTCGCTTGCCATTGCGGGTCTTTCTCTCCGGTCGCCCGGATCTCGTGCGGTCGATTTCCTGATGCCCGATTATAGACCTGAACGGAGATCAGCGCATAAAAAAACGCGTTCGACCTGCGAACGCGTTTTCTTGTTTTCAGTGGCTCGATCGCCGGGCTTACCAGGCGAAGTGAGCAAACGCCTTGTTGGCTTCGGCCATGCGGTGCACGTTTTCGCGAGTTGTCATCGCGGTGCCTTCGCGGCGGGAAGCGGCCATGAACTCTTCAGCCAGGCTCTGCGAAATCGGGCGTCCTTTGCGACCGCGGACAGCGGCCAGGATCCAGCGAATCGCCAGAGTCTGCTGACGCTTCGGACGGACGGGAGTTGGAACCTGATAGGTGGCTCCCCCGACTCGCTTGGAACGGACTTCGAGGTAAGGCTTGCAGTTTTCCACAGCCCGTTCGAAGACTTCGATTTCGCTTTCCTGAGGCATCCGCTCCTTGATGATCTCGAGAGCGTCGTAGAACGCCCGCTGAGCGGTGCTCTTCTTGCCGTCGAGCATCAGGCAGTTAATGAACTTCGAGGCCAGAATCGATTCGAAGCGGGGATCGGGTTTCAGCTGAGTTGCCGAGGCAGTAAATCGCTTTGCCATGAACCATCTATAGTCTAGAAATGAGGTATGTGTGAAATGCCGACTTCGGCAACAGATTACCTGGGGCGTTAACCGCCAGAGCCGCCTATTTAGGCCGCTTACCACCGTAGCGGCTGCGAGCCTGGCGACGATCGCTGACGCCGAGCGTATCGAGCACGCCGCGGATAATCTTGTAGCGAACACCGGGAAGGTCGCGAACACGACCACCACGAACCAGAACAATCGAGTGTTCCTGCAGGTTGTGGCCTTCACCCGGAATATAAGCCGTGACTTCCTTGCCGTTCGACAACCGCACACGAGCCACTTTTCGCAGAGCCGAGTTCGGCTTCTTCGGAGTCATCGTCTTCACCTGAAGACAGACGCCGCGCTTCTGCGGACAGCCTTCCAGCAGTGGCGTCTTGCTCTTAGTCACCGGCTTTTTGCGTGGCTTGCGAATTAACTGATTGATTGTCGGCATTCTTGCTGACCCTAAGTCACAGACATTTACGTGGTTATAAACATTGGAGAACCAAGCGTTCTCGACGAACCGTCAGTACACACTCAAATCCGGTCCCGCGGGAGCCGGAAATGAGCAAGGGGAAAGGATATCGAGTTCGCCAGCGATCGTCAAACCAACTCGCACGGGCAAACTCTGATCCGTCCCTTATTTTTCCGGGTTGGCTCCGGCTTTGATC
Encoded proteins:
- a CDS encoding GntR family transcriptional regulator; translated protein: MAKTHSRRAYDYLKAQLVSGQLPPGSRILYGPVGKELGISATPVREAIGLLVNEGFVDLVPQLGAVVRTLGRREIIELYEMREALEPYAAEKAAERMDDECLEAVRREFLAMQEIADNANTGRLESDDRSVIRRFEEHDLAFHRLILESCGNELMIRTIENSHVLSRIFATDRHQYDGEILQATCEDHEQILVALNGHDAVAARVAMREHIRKGLDVTLRLPVEKPDRRWK
- a CDS encoding sirohydrochlorin chelatase — protein: MASDSNRDAILLIAHGSRRQQANDDLFRLKEMVQESRPGQIVECSFLELAEPTIPQGAEACVAAGADRVLMFPYFLSAGTHVANDLTEFRDEFSQRWPDVEFKVCSHLGLHPLMVQIVFDRIAAAE
- a CDS encoding fucose isomerase, which encodes MNAASDNKTVYLLASGDLRLSANQVCWPAQQQMEAALTEAIRSMGWEVERAHEFDEAAGHGFIASQRQGMEVFRKLDPDRPLIVAEAVWQYSHHVLAGLTTHRGPILTVANWSGQWPGLVGMLNLNGSLTKAGVDYSTLWSIDFQDEYFLSRLRDWLNTGVCRHDESHVRSFGGADDAEANEVGSRLAEELLRDKAIMGVFDEGCMGMFNAIIPDDLLHSCGVFKERLSQSALYYETMQTSDEEAREVRKWFDDAGMTFHTGPNHDSDLTEDQILLQCKMYIAAVRIADDFGCNLIGIQYQQGLKDLLPASDLVEGTLNNTSRPPVRSRDGSRVLFEGRAIPHFNEVDECAGLDALMTNRVHAAFGEPVETTLHDLRWGDHDASGSVEDYIWVLLISGAAPPEHFIGGWKGTEGFRQPAMYFPNGGSTVRGISRPGEVVWSRIYVADGLLRMDLGLAKAIELPQEETERRWKETTPPWPIMHAVLKGVSRDQMMARHKSNHIQVAYATSEAKAKQLLQAKAQMAAELGIEVSLCGDVD
- a CDS encoding ribulokinase, which translates into the protein MADRQKVSLGLDFGTLSVRALLVSLDGTELASEVVNYEHGQLIETLPGTGEKLPAEFALQHPQDWIDSAAEAVKKAVQKSGVAAEQIIGIGVDFTSCTMLPAAADGRPLCLLPEFAGEKYAWPKLWKHHAAQPETDRLNEVARERNESWLARYGGIIGLEWFFPKILETLTHAPHVYDATEVWLEAGDWFVWQLVGGEANSLPRSTCQAGYKAMWHAEEGFPSSEYFEAVDSRMANVVDKMPGRFCPPGSKAGTLTDAMAERLGLQAGIAVSAAIIDAHSGVPGVGAYESGTLVLVMGTSSCHMLNSEQDQFVPGVAGIVKDGILPGYFGYETGQAAVGDSFDWIRRLTGQDDFKTLDAEAKQLAPGSEGVRCLDWFAGCRTPLMDGSLSGQFQGLKLYHGPAHLYRATLEASAFGVRWIVDLLREHDVPVNRFIATGGLPHHNRLLVQIYADVLGSPIEIHPSQQGPALGAAILGAFAAQEESGFADIGTAIQQMAHRPDQMIVMQPDEDARAAYEPIFQEYRREAARLSGKQL
- a CDS encoding HNH endonuclease produces the protein MDDAIREMVRRRAKDRCEYCLLPQEASFLTFHVDHIIARQHLDVVVDELEHLCLACNRCNAFKGTNLSSIGPQTAQHVPLFHPRNDRWSEHFEMDGGMILGLTAVGRATIRLLQMNAPQRVELRQQWLANGREF
- a CDS encoding sodium:solute symporter encodes the protein MFAVYVIGVVAMGCWFVRSSDSTKEFMAAGGSLPGWAVGLSIFGTFLSSNTFLGVPGKTYGTNFNAFVFSLTLPLAAWIATRYFVPFYRNSGEISAYHHFEVKFGNWARTYAVVCYLLTQIARMGAILFGVALGLYALTGWDVPTIIVLTGILVTVYTLLGGIEAVIWTDVVQSIVLMGGAVLIFGMLLAGMPEGPGQAFAIAAEQGKFSLGSWMPDFTTSTVWVMLLYGLFINLNNFGIDQSYVQRYHTAKTIKSARGALWLGALMYVPISLLFFVIGAVLFSYYETHPEMKHEVQIQVATDLPPNAADLDQSVESRAALLTDAQIGDKVLPHFISTHLPPGMAGLMIAAIFAAAMSSVDTSLNSSATIILKDIYERYFNPEPSEKAAMRVLRVATVVTGIIGTGTALAMIGVESILQAWWTLQGIFAGGLLGLFLIGMIVRQPSKHGAMLAVTIGLLVISWMTFSTKIASLPPYLQNPLHANMTIVVGTLTIFLIGILTVPRPQPDSSAHSTEEVV
- a CDS encoding dihydrodipicolinate synthase family protein, which codes for MTSSETKIQPRFQGIIPPMVTPLMSRDELDVPGTKRLIEHLIAGGVSGVFVLGTTGEAQCLGYRLRRQLIQLVTETVGGRIPVLVGITDTAFVESEDLGRHAAAWGADALVLTTPYYFPVGQTELLGYTQRLLDRLILPVMLYNMPSMTKVWFEVPTLEELADDRRIVGVKDSSGDLDYFARVTALKEKRPDWSVLVGPESLLIESLERGGDGGVNGGANFFPELFVAWYRAWKAGDAAGVAVCQEQVDKLQAIYEIGKYDSRFIKATKSALGICEVCSDHMAEPFNHFLEPERQRVKAILDTIDLSKLPQSK
- the rpsL gene encoding 30S ribosomal protein S12; this encodes MPTINQLIRKPRKKPVTKSKTPLLEGCPQKRGVCLQVKTMTPKKPNSALRKVARVRLSNGKEVTAYIPGEGHNLQEHSIVLVRGGRVRDLPGVRYKIIRGVLDTLGVSDRRQARSRYGGKRPK
- the rpsG gene encoding 30S ribosomal protein S7, producing MAKRFTASATQLKPDPRFESILASKFINCLMLDGKKSTAQRAFYDALEIIKERMPQESEIEVFERAVENCKPYLEVRSKRVGGATYQVPTPVRPKRQQTLAIRWILAAVRGRKGRPISQSLAEEFMAASRREGTAMTTRENVHRMAEANKAFAHFAW